A stretch of Acipenser ruthenus chromosome 1, fAciRut3.2 maternal haplotype, whole genome shotgun sequence DNA encodes these proteins:
- the LOC117420482 gene encoding uncharacterized protein LOC117420482 isoform X2: MVDRDMKEINAVHTVFPYAKVLLCWFHVLQAVHRWIVRRDGGCSQNLSAKNEVIRSMIALKQCSTAAEFEKMSKEVIVKTDRETGSSVISQYLQDHWFRNADMWANFGWRVYHQDSETNNLVERYLEGLHGAQRISDSKTQDTAESALRMKNKGLQNNFVYKSGGHCTVPSEADKAKCYAVDLISMKCECAVSERGNLCKHIEFAKMMCKEQGIDIDGIRKELASSLTEQHCYEWDGKHLIVHCAGSFGVVHVQNQQCTCLANSLGEICVCLRLSELIGTQNPNQEVTDCFVNTTANCQSHNKQLCLKKMISDLKEWCDSSDYKESPELNAVVKRAHQLAFGQYSMASNKIKIIRLHAYRKRIERARSHAIDMHSYQLKEPLNRALYTHRPDSKFKVCSFRKRIIGSRAKNQILKSS; encoded by the exons ATGGTAGATAGGGACATGAAAGAAATCAATGCAGTACACACAGTGTTTCCTTATGCAAAGGTGTTGCTGTGCTGGTTCCATGTACTTCAG gcggTACACAGATGGATTGTCCGACGTGATGGAGGATGCAGTCAGAATCTGTCTGCAAAAAATGAAGTGATTAGGTCTATGATTGCCTTaaaacaatgcagtaca GCTGCCGAGTTTGAAAAGATGTCAAAGGAAGTGATTGTCAAAACAGACAGAGAAACTGGCAGTTCAGTAATTTCACAGTATCTACAGGACCATTGGTTTCGAAATGCAGACATGTGGGCCAATTTTGGATGGAGAGTTTACCACCAAGACAGTGAAACGAACAACCTTGTTGAGAG GTATCTGGAAGGTCTTCATGGTGCTCAGAGGATTTCTGATTCCAAAACACAGGATACTGCAGAATCTGCATTACGTATGAAGAACAAAGGCCttcaaaataattttgtttacaaatcaggtGGCCATTGCACAGTGCCTTCAGAAGCAGATAAAGCAAAATGTTATGCTGTGGATTTAATTAGCATGAAATGTGAATGCGCCGTTTCTGAAAGGGGTAATTTGTGCAAGCATATTGAGTTTGCAAAAATGATGTGCAAAGAACAGGGGATTGATATTGATGGAATTCGAAAAGAATTAGCCAGTTCACTAACTGAACAGCATTGCTATGAgtgggatggaaaacatttaattgTACATTGTGCTGGTAGTTTTGGAGTAGTACATGTGCAAAACCAACAGTGTACCTGTCTTGCCAATAGTCTTGGAGAAATATGTGTCTGTCTAAGACTTTCTGAGTTAATTGGTACACAGAACCCTAACCAAGAGGTAACGGACTGCTTTGTGAATACCACAGCAAATTGTCAATCACACAATAAACAGTTGTGtttaaagaagatgatttcagactTAAAGGAGTGGTGTGACAGCAGTGATTATAAGGAATCTCCAGAGTTGAATGCTGTAGTAAAACGTGCACACCAACTAGCATTTGGACAGTATAGCATggccagcaataaaataaaaattataaggcTGCATGCTTACAGAAAACGCATTGAAAGAGCAAGAAGCCATGCTATAGACATGCATTCATATCAGCTCAAAGAACCCCTTAATCGAGCTTTATATACCCATAGACCTGATTCCAAATTCAAAGTCTGTTCCTTTAGAAAAAGAATAATTGGTAGCAGAGCAAAGAATCAGATACTAAAATCGAGCTGA
- the LOC117420482 gene encoding uncharacterized protein LOC117420482 isoform X3: MSKEVIVKTDRETGSSVISQYLQDHWFRNADMWANFGWRVYHQDSETNNLVERYLEGLHGAQRISDSKTQDTAESALRMKNKGLQNNFVYKSGGHCTVPSEADKAKCYAVDLISMKCECAVSERGNLCKHIEFAKMMCKEQGIDIDGIRKELASSLTEQHCYEWDGKHLIVHCAGSFGVVHVQNQQCTCLANSLGEICVCLRLSELIGTQNPNQEVTDCFVNTTANCQSHNKQLCLKKMISDLKEWCDSSDYKESPELNAVVKRAHQLAFGQYSMASNKIKIIRLHAYRKRIERARSHAIDMHSYQLKEPLNRALYTHRPDSKFKVCSFRKRIIGSRAKNQILKSS, translated from the exons ATGTCAAAGGAAGTGATTGTCAAAACAGACAGAGAAACTGGCAGTTCAGTAATTTCACAGTATCTACAGGACCATTGGTTTCGAAATGCAGACATGTGGGCCAATTTTGGATGGAGAGTTTACCACCAAGACAGTGAAACGAACAACCTTGTTGAGAG GTATCTGGAAGGTCTTCATGGTGCTCAGAGGATTTCTGATTCCAAAACACAGGATACTGCAGAATCTGCATTACGTATGAAGAACAAAGGCCttcaaaataattttgtttacaaatcaggtGGCCATTGCACAGTGCCTTCAGAAGCAGATAAAGCAAAATGTTATGCTGTGGATTTAATTAGCATGAAATGTGAATGCGCCGTTTCTGAAAGGGGTAATTTGTGCAAGCATATTGAGTTTGCAAAAATGATGTGCAAAGAACAGGGGATTGATATTGATGGAATTCGAAAAGAATTAGCCAGTTCACTAACTGAACAGCATTGCTATGAgtgggatggaaaacatttaattgTACATTGTGCTGGTAGTTTTGGAGTAGTACATGTGCAAAACCAACAGTGTACCTGTCTTGCCAATAGTCTTGGAGAAATATGTGTCTGTCTAAGACTTTCTGAGTTAATTGGTACACAGAACCCTAACCAAGAGGTAACGGACTGCTTTGTGAATACCACAGCAAATTGTCAATCACACAATAAACAGTTGTGtttaaagaagatgatttcagactTAAAGGAGTGGTGTGACAGCAGTGATTATAAGGAATCTCCAGAGTTGAATGCTGTAGTAAAACGTGCACACCAACTAGCATTTGGACAGTATAGCATggccagcaataaaataaaaattataaggcTGCATGCTTACAGAAAACGCATTGAAAGAGCAAGAAGCCATGCTATAGACATGCATTCATATCAGCTCAAAGAACCCCTTAATCGAGCTTTATATACCCATAGACCTGATTCCAAATTCAAAGTCTGTTCCTTTAGAAAAAGAATAATTGGTAGCAGAGCAAAGAATCAGATACTAAAATCGAGCTGA
- the LOC117420482 gene encoding uncharacterized protein LOC117420482 isoform X1 produces the protein MECFWISSLEDSLRKESDARVQRTIHIVKRVSREDFMQNHLTCLKENGTGTFVAIKKRGENHFQWQCERSNKPKVFCFLKAVHRWIVRRDGGCSQNLSAKNEVIRSMIALKQCSTAAEFEKMSKEVIVKTDRETGSSVISQYLQDHWFRNADMWANFGWRVYHQDSETNNLVERYLEGLHGAQRISDSKTQDTAESALRMKNKGLQNNFVYKSGGHCTVPSEADKAKCYAVDLISMKCECAVSERGNLCKHIEFAKMMCKEQGIDIDGIRKELASSLTEQHCYEWDGKHLIVHCAGSFGVVHVQNQQCTCLANSLGEICVCLRLSELIGTQNPNQEVTDCFVNTTANCQSHNKQLCLKKMISDLKEWCDSSDYKESPELNAVVKRAHQLAFGQYSMASNKIKIIRLHAYRKRIERARSHAIDMHSYQLKEPLNRALYTHRPDSKFKVCSFRKRIIGSRAKNQILKSS, from the exons ATGGAATGTTTCTGGATCTCATCACTTGAAGACTCTCTGCGCAAGGAGTCTGACGCACGTGTGCAGAGAACGATACATATTGTAAAACGAGTTTCAAGAGAGGATTTTATGCAAAATCACTTGACATGTCTTAAGGAGAATGGAACTGGCACATTTGTAGCTATCAAAAAAAGAGGGGAAAATCACTTTCAGTGGCAATGTGAAAGGTCCAATAAACCAAAAG ttttttgttttttaaaggcggTACACAGATGGATTGTCCGACGTGATGGAGGATGCAGTCAGAATCTGTCTGCAAAAAATGAAGTGATTAGGTCTATGATTGCCTTaaaacaatgcagtaca GCTGCCGAGTTTGAAAAGATGTCAAAGGAAGTGATTGTCAAAACAGACAGAGAAACTGGCAGTTCAGTAATTTCACAGTATCTACAGGACCATTGGTTTCGAAATGCAGACATGTGGGCCAATTTTGGATGGAGAGTTTACCACCAAGACAGTGAAACGAACAACCTTGTTGAGAG GTATCTGGAAGGTCTTCATGGTGCTCAGAGGATTTCTGATTCCAAAACACAGGATACTGCAGAATCTGCATTACGTATGAAGAACAAAGGCCttcaaaataattttgtttacaaatcaggtGGCCATTGCACAGTGCCTTCAGAAGCAGATAAAGCAAAATGTTATGCTGTGGATTTAATTAGCATGAAATGTGAATGCGCCGTTTCTGAAAGGGGTAATTTGTGCAAGCATATTGAGTTTGCAAAAATGATGTGCAAAGAACAGGGGATTGATATTGATGGAATTCGAAAAGAATTAGCCAGTTCACTAACTGAACAGCATTGCTATGAgtgggatggaaaacatttaattgTACATTGTGCTGGTAGTTTTGGAGTAGTACATGTGCAAAACCAACAGTGTACCTGTCTTGCCAATAGTCTTGGAGAAATATGTGTCTGTCTAAGACTTTCTGAGTTAATTGGTACACAGAACCCTAACCAAGAGGTAACGGACTGCTTTGTGAATACCACAGCAAATTGTCAATCACACAATAAACAGTTGTGtttaaagaagatgatttcagactTAAAGGAGTGGTGTGACAGCAGTGATTATAAGGAATCTCCAGAGTTGAATGCTGTAGTAAAACGTGCACACCAACTAGCATTTGGACAGTATAGCATggccagcaataaaataaaaattataaggcTGCATGCTTACAGAAAACGCATTGAAAGAGCAAGAAGCCATGCTATAGACATGCATTCATATCAGCTCAAAGAACCCCTTAATCGAGCTTTATATACCCATAGACCTGATTCCAAATTCAAAGTCTGTTCCTTTAGAAAAAGAATAATTGGTAGCAGAGCAAAGAATCAGATACTAAAATCGAGCTGA